The Salvia miltiorrhiza cultivar Shanhuang (shh) chromosome 1, IMPLAD_Smil_shh, whole genome shotgun sequence genome has a window encoding:
- the LOC131005076 gene encoding zinc finger protein 1-like: protein MESSSRFDPCTNSETSDTSDLLALDLNLSGQDHGLINLLDKSSAADSSEPRVFSCNYCNRKFYSSQALGGHQNAHKRERTMAKRAGTSAAYTHHDAAAVLGYPSMASLPLYGSNMNRSLGIQVHSMIHKPGFSAYNGRSGWGRRPLDQQPAIGRLAAEVGSSSGGGAARFDGGRRFATAVEGIGGFRWDGGNQDELKKLDLSLKL, encoded by the coding sequence ATGGAGTCTAGTTCTAGATTCGATCCATGCACCAACTCTGAAACCTCCGACACCTCCGATCTCCTCGCCCTGGACCTCAACCTCTCCGGCCAGGACCACGGCCTCATCAACCTcctcgacaaaagctccgccgCCGACTCATCGGAGCCGCGCGTCTTCTCATGCAACTACTGCAACAGGAAATTCTACAGCTCCCAAGCCCTCGGCGGCCACCAGAACGCCCACAAGCGCGAGCGCACCATGGCCAAGAGGGCCGGCACCTCCGCCGCCTACACCCACCACGACGCCGCGGCGGTGCTCGGCTACCCGAGCATGGCGTCGCTCCCTCTTTACGGCTCCAACATGAACAGGTCTCTGGGGATTCAGGTCCACTCCATGATACATAAGCCCGGCTTTTCGGCGTATAATGGGCGGTCGGGCTGGGGGAGGAGGCCGCTCGACCAGCAGCCGGCGATAGGGCGCCTGGCGGCGGAGGTCGGATCGTCGTCGGGAGGCGGAGCAGCCAGGTTTGACGGCGGGAGGAGATTCGCCACGGCGGTAGAGGGGATTGGGGGATTCAGATGGGATGGTGGCAATCAAGATGAGTTGAAAAAATTGGACTTATCTCTCAaattatga
- the LOC131005073 gene encoding uncharacterized protein LOC131005073, translating to MENGDDWLAADKLYHVLFCFFISVVSSLLAARTRYPFLRRRSIWIGSLVSFAAGAAKEFADEFGYFKSAGSSAKDAGADLIGILLAAMILYLSNCRASTSRTGPDRPGQARELEMV from the coding sequence ATGGAAAATGGCGACGACTGGTTGGCCGCCGACAAGCTGTACCACGTTCTTTTCTGCTTCTTCATTTCCGTGGTTTCCTCTCTACTCGCGGCGCGGACTCGCTACCCGTTCCTCCGCCGCCGCAGCATTTGGATCGGATCACTCGTATCCTTCGCCGCTGGCGCCGCTAAGGAGTTTGCCGACGAGTTCGGCTATTTCAAATCGGCCGGCTCATCTGCCAAGGATGCCGGCGCTGATTTGATCGGGATTCTACTCGCCGCAATGATTCTTTACTTGTCCAATTGTAGGGCATCGACCTCCCGGACCGGGCCTGACAGGCCGGGTCAAGCCCGGGAGCTTGAGATGGTTTGA
- the LOC131005075 gene encoding F-box protein At4g18380-like — MVEQTIAITTDASSTTSAPPHIPILSLLQSLDQFFFQLMVKSRPKNEENDLDFYAYYVPNEILKNFQGICGLHLQLPCHGNQKQNPPKNGKNSTTLLKWKAEFGRELHNCVILGAKSWAEKDADESKENASRVMGTTS; from the exons ATGGTAGAGCAAACCATCGCCATCACCACCGATGCCAGTTCTACAACCTCAGCTCCGCCGCACATCCCAATCCTCTCTCTACTTCAATCTCTGGATCAATTCTTCTTTCAACTG ATGGTCAAATCAAGGCCTAAGAACGAGGAGAATGACCTAGATTTCTACGCGTACTACGTCCCCAACGAGATATTGAAGAATTTCCAAGGAATCTGCGGTCTCCATCTCCAGCTGCCCTGCCATGGAAATCAGAAGCAGAATCCGCCCAAAAATGGCAAGAATTCGACGACTTTGCTGAAATGGAAAGCTGAATTTGGGCGAGAGCTGCACAACTGCGTGATTTTAGGGGCAAAGTCGTGGGCGGAGAAGGATGCAGATGAATCCAAGGAAAATGCATCGCGGGTGATGGGGACGACGAGCTGA
- the LOC131005072 gene encoding 60S ribosomal protein L7-1 → MAAEEAAPAALNYIPEVVLKKRKTNDQWAVRRKLQQQERAKRLKTGNFIIKKPEQFIREYRDKELDIVQMKSRGKQIRPASVTPESNLLFVIRIRGKNDMHPKTRKILYSLRLRKIRTGVFVKASAGMMEMLQKVEPYVTYGYPNVKSVKDLIYKKGVVRVGKERIPLTDNNIVEQELGKHNIICIEDIVNEVVSVGSHFKAVNSFLCPFVLNNPEKALQGKKKRFEDGGDSGNRKDQINELISKMN, encoded by the exons ATGGCGGCAGAGGAGGCGGCCCCAGCGGCTCTGAATTACATACCGGAGGTAGTGCTGAAGAAGAGGAAGACCAATGATCAGTGGGCAGTTAGAAGAAAACTCCAGCAGCAGGAGAGGGCTAAGCGTCTGAAAACCGgtaattttatcataaaaaagcCCGAGCAATTCATTCGAGAATATCGCGATAAG GAATTGGACATAGTTCAAATGAAGAGTAGGGGGAAGCAAATCAGACCCGCATCGGTGACACCCGAATCCAATCTTCTATTTGTCATTCGCATACGAGG aaAAAATGACATGCATCCAAAAACCCGAAAGATTCTGTATTCTTTGAGATTGAGGAAAATACGCACTGGAGTTTTTGTGAAAGCCAGTGCAGGAATGATGGAAATGTTACAAAAGGTGGAGCCGTACGTAACTTATGG ATATCCCAATGTGAAGAGCGTGAAGGACTTGATTTACAAGAAAGGTGTGGTGAGAGTTGGCAAGGAGAGGATTCCTTTGACTGATAACAATATTGTGGAACAG GAATTGGGTAAGCATAACATCATTTGCATAGAAGACATTGTGAATGAAGTTGTTAGTGTTGGTTCCCATTTCAAGGCAGTCAACAGTTTCCTCTGCCCCTTTGTGCTGAACAACCCGGAAAAGGCCTTGCAAGGAAAGAAGAAAAGGTTTGAAGATGGAGGAGATTCTGGAAATAGGAAGGATCAGATAAATGAGTTGATCAGCAAGATGAATTAA